In Tenacibaculum pacificus, a single window of DNA contains:
- a CDS encoding aminotransferase class III-fold pyridoxal phosphate-dependent enzyme, whose protein sequence is MDYNQIKISIQQAEEILSKTYNIKGVASELPGELDFNFRIKVPNSEGYILKISRPNEDENYLDFQQKLLQYVANNEKNIIAPKVIEDVDGVVISTIIDAFGNARKVRLLTWISGRVWSSVNPQLDSLRFSLGEQCGLLTKALRGFNHPEANREFVWDVAQSLWTLKHIDLFENQEKEIITYYQKQFENNKTSYDSLRKSVVHNDANDNNVIVSKELVNPTVKAAIDYGDAIYTQIINDVAIACAYAVMNHNDPLDAALSFVKGYHQNFPLEEKELSHLYNAIAMRLVISVTKSAINKIEEPNNKYLLISEKPAWEVLKKWREIDPDFAEYNFRVACGFSAHPNEKKFENWSVNNNFQLEDIFPTVQKKAIFPIDLSVSSKWIGHEKEFNDVDFFQFKINQLQKENPTEIIAGGYLEPRAFYKSTSYEKVGNNGKESRTIHLGTDFWLPKYTPVHAILDGEVVISSDNQGDKNYGGLLVLKHQVEDFEFYTLYGHNSIESIKNHKIGDTILKGDKIAELGDISENGNWVPHLHFQVLLSLFDFTTDYPGVAYINQIDVWKSICPNPNLLFKSEELANKNSISNNDLIKYRKQHLGKSLSLQYKTPIKMVRGAGQYLMDQFGNKYLDTVNNVAHVGHENYNVVKAGQQQMSLINTNSRYLHENINALAKELIETLPPELNVLHFVNSGSEANELAIRMTKAVTGERDIIASEIGYHGNANMCIDISSYKFDGNGGSGAPEHTQIFPLVDTFRGKYRGENTADKYADEVQKCIDTIQEKGRNVGAFIIEPIISCGGQVELPTGFLSKAYQKIRKVGGICISDEVQTGCGRMGKTFWGFQLRDVVPDIVTIGKPLGNGHPIAAVACTQEVADAFANGMEYFNTFGGNPVSCAIATEVIRTVKRDKLQENALEVGNYLKSALKELSKEFPIIGDVRGQGLFLGIEFVDSALNPLAAQADYLAARMKDHGILMSTDGADHNVLKIKPPIVFTKENAEEVIFYIKKIITEDFMKVSL, encoded by the coding sequence ATGGACTATAATCAAATAAAAATATCGATTCAACAAGCGGAAGAAATTCTTTCGAAAACCTATAATATTAAAGGTGTTGCATCTGAGTTACCGGGAGAATTAGATTTTAACTTTAGAATTAAAGTGCCAAATTCTGAAGGCTATATCTTAAAAATTTCTCGTCCTAATGAGGATGAGAATTATTTAGACTTTCAACAAAAATTATTACAATATGTTGCTAATAATGAAAAAAATATTATAGCGCCTAAAGTAATTGAAGATGTTGATGGTGTTGTAATATCTACTATAATTGATGCGTTTGGAAATGCTCGTAAAGTACGTTTATTAACGTGGATTTCTGGTAGAGTTTGGTCATCTGTAAACCCGCAATTAGATAGTTTACGTTTTAGTTTAGGTGAACAATGCGGATTGTTAACTAAAGCCTTACGTGGTTTTAATCATCCAGAGGCAAATAGAGAATTTGTATGGGATGTAGCACAATCACTTTGGACTTTAAAACATATTGATTTATTTGAAAATCAAGAAAAAGAAATTATAACTTATTATCAAAAACAATTTGAAAATAATAAAACAAGTTATGATTCTTTAAGAAAATCGGTAGTTCATAATGATGCCAATGATAACAATGTTATTGTGTCAAAAGAATTGGTAAATCCAACGGTAAAAGCTGCGATAGATTACGGGGATGCGATTTATACACAAATAATTAATGATGTAGCTATTGCTTGTGCATATGCTGTTATGAATCATAACGATCCGTTAGATGCGGCGTTAAGTTTTGTAAAAGGATATCATCAAAACTTCCCTTTAGAAGAAAAAGAGCTTTCACATTTATACAATGCAATTGCAATGCGATTGGTGATTTCTGTTACAAAATCGGCAATTAATAAAATAGAAGAACCAAATAATAAATATTTACTGATAAGCGAAAAACCAGCTTGGGAAGTACTTAAAAAATGGCGTGAAATTGATCCTGATTTTGCGGAATATAATTTTAGAGTTGCTTGTGGTTTTTCAGCACATCCGAATGAAAAAAAGTTTGAAAACTGGAGTGTAAATAATAATTTTCAATTAGAAGATATATTTCCAACAGTTCAAAAGAAAGCGATTTTTCCTATTGATTTAAGTGTTTCTAGTAAATGGATTGGTCATGAAAAAGAGTTTAATGATGTAGATTTTTTTCAATTCAAAATTAATCAATTACAGAAAGAAAATCCTACAGAAATTATAGCTGGTGGTTATTTAGAGCCAAGAGCTTTTTATAAATCAACTTCTTACGAAAAGGTAGGGAATAACGGAAAAGAAAGCAGAACTATTCATTTAGGAACTGATTTTTGGTTACCAAAATATACGCCTGTTCACGCTATTTTAGATGGAGAAGTTGTTATTTCTTCGGATAATCAAGGCGATAAAAATTACGGCGGATTATTGGTTTTAAAACATCAAGTTGAAGATTTTGAGTTTTATACTTTATACGGTCATAATTCGATAGAAAGTATAAAAAATCATAAAATAGGGGATACTATTTTAAAAGGCGATAAAATTGCTGAACTTGGAGATATTTCTGAAAATGGAAATTGGGTTCCTCATTTACATTTTCAAGTATTATTATCTTTATTTGATTTTACAACAGATTATCCAGGTGTTGCATATATAAATCAAATTGATGTTTGGAAAAGTATTTGTCCTAATCCAAATTTATTATTTAAGTCTGAAGAATTAGCAAATAAAAATTCGATTTCAAATAATGATTTAATTAAGTATCGAAAACAACATTTAGGTAAAAGTTTAAGTCTGCAATACAAAACGCCTATAAAAATGGTTCGTGGAGCAGGGCAGTATTTAATGGACCAATTTGGAAATAAATATTTAGATACTGTAAATAATGTTGCACATGTAGGACATGAAAATTATAATGTTGTAAAAGCAGGACAGCAACAAATGAGTTTAATTAATACAAACTCACGCTATTTACACGAAAATATCAATGCTTTAGCTAAAGAATTAATTGAAACTTTACCACCTGAATTAAATGTATTACATTTTGTGAATTCAGGAAGTGAGGCAAATGAGTTAGCTATTAGAATGACAAAAGCTGTTACAGGCGAAAGAGATATTATTGCTAGTGAAATAGGGTATCATGGAAATGCGAATATGTGTATTGATATTTCATCTTATAAATTTGATGGAAATGGTGGAAGTGGTGCGCCAGAACACACTCAAATATTTCCTTTAGTAGATACTTTTAGAGGTAAATACAGAGGTGAAAATACGGCTGATAAATATGCAGATGAAGTTCAAAAATGTATTGATACCATTCAAGAAAAAGGACGAAATGTAGGTGCTTTTATTATAGAACCAATTATTAGTTGTGGTGGTCAGGTAGAATTACCAACAGGTTTTTTATCTAAAGCATATCAAAAAATCAGAAAAGTTGGCGGAATTTGTATTTCTGATGAAGTGCAAACAGGTTGCGGACGAATGGGGAAAACTTTTTGGGGTTTTCAATTACGTGATGTTGTTCCTGATATTGTAACTATTGGGAAACCTTTAGGAAACGGACATCCTATTGCAGCTGTTGCTTGTACTCAAGAAGTTGCCGATGCCTTTGCAAATGGTATGGAGTATTTTAATACTTTTGGAGGGAATCCTGTTTCGTGTGCTATTGCAACTGAAGTAATTCGAACTGTAAAAAGAGATAAATTACAAGAAAATGCACTTGAAGTAGGTAATTATTTAAAATCAGCATTAAAAGAGCTTTCTAAGGAATTTCCAATTATTGGCGATGTAAGAGGGCAAGGACTTTTCTTAGGAATTGAATTTGTAGATTCAGCCTTGAATCCGTTAGCTGCTCAAGCAGATTATTTAGCGGCACGAATGAAAGACCATGGAATTTTAATGAGTACCGATGGAGCAGATCATAATGTGTTAAAAATTAAACCACCGATTGTTTTTACAAAAGAAAATGCTGAAGAAGTAATTTTCTATATCAAAAAAATAATAACGGAAGATTTTATGAAAGTTAGTTTATGA
- a CDS encoding glycoside hydrolase family 2 TIM barrel-domain containing protein: protein MRKIIQSIVLLLIVSCNKTPLKEVDVQQNHYNHKIFEENKLAPRASFFTFENSEISDKENSNRFLNLNGEWKFNWVKDPKKRPTTFQNVAYNDTDWKTITVPANWETEGYGHPIYLDERYPFTTKWPDAPTDYNPVGTYRKEINLTKEYLSENIILHFAGAKSAMYVYINGKYVGYSQGSKTPAEFDITPYLSEGKNVIALQMFRWSDASYLESQDMLRMSGIERDVYLYSRSKVFISDYHAKTTLDDSYQNGIFKGTFSVTNSTDKEVTKKVTISLSEEFKTVKKITIPAKSTADFIVNEVVENVKSWSAEIPNLYALNISLDANQFIKKSIGFKRVEIKESQVLINGKPIYIRGVNRHETDAYTGHVVSRESMEKDIQLMKQNNINAVRSSHYPNDPYWLDLCDKYGLYVVDEANIESHPLAIDKKTQIGNEMSWLPAHVMRTKRMYYRDRNHVAIYSWSLGNEAGEGDVFKTTYKWLKTQDDNRIVQYEPAQKEDYTDLYCPMYPKPEYLIKHGESNSDKPSIMIEYAHAMGNSVGNLQDYWNIIEKYDNLQGGFIWDWVDQSLEYKDENGKPYLAYGHDFHPDLPTDGNFLNNGLVDPYRNPNPHLSEVKKVYQPVKFSLVNNSTIEVTNKNFFRDFSDKTFKWKLLKDGKAIDSLTNIHLDIKAQESLNWNLKKNLSSFNDVSEYILEVSLVQDNATKMISKGYEIGWNQFILQKGSTTKTSKVKVLNEKLTIKEDTIYSFNNSYTSFKIDKNTGEIISWSSNDKEVTNTPIKLNFWRPPTDNDLGNGMNKWAKIWQDATYNYTAILSEKPKEVSNGISYKVNYKLPNNEATVVVKYTLSFNGNLKLDYSFTPNKSELPNIPRLGMYLSINNDFKEVSWYGKGPGENYWDRKLGQKTGVYSDEIISQFHRYPRPQETGNKTEVRWMEVSSTGLNLKVVGEQLLNASVWPFNMKELDFIASDAGQSASGLVPVTKKHGADIKIGNTVQWNIDLQQMGVGGDTSWGRLVHKEYTIPANKKYNYSFTIEPTKN, encoded by the coding sequence ATGAGAAAAATAATACAAAGTATCGTTCTTTTATTGATTGTTAGTTGTAATAAAACTCCTTTAAAAGAAGTAGATGTTCAACAAAATCATTACAATCACAAAATTTTTGAAGAAAATAAATTAGCACCTAGAGCTTCTTTTTTTACTTTTGAAAATTCAGAAATTTCTGATAAAGAAAATTCAAATCGCTTTTTAAATTTAAATGGCGAATGGAAATTTAATTGGGTTAAAGATCCTAAAAAACGTCCGACAACATTTCAAAATGTTGCTTATAATGATACAGATTGGAAAACAATTACTGTTCCTGCTAATTGGGAAACGGAAGGTTACGGACATCCTATTTATTTAGATGAACGCTATCCTTTTACTACAAAATGGCCAGATGCTCCTACGGATTACAACCCTGTTGGAACGTATCGTAAAGAAATAAATTTAACCAAAGAATATTTATCAGAAAATATTATTCTTCATTTTGCAGGTGCTAAATCGGCAATGTATGTATATATCAATGGAAAATATGTAGGATATTCTCAAGGAAGTAAAACACCTGCCGAATTTGATATAACACCATATTTATCCGAAGGAAAAAATGTAATTGCTTTACAGATGTTCCGTTGGTCTGATGCTAGTTATTTAGAAAGTCAGGATATGTTGCGTATGAGTGGAATAGAACGTGATGTGTATTTATATTCACGTTCAAAAGTTTTTATTTCTGATTATCATGCTAAAACTACTTTAGATGACTCTTATCAAAATGGAATTTTTAAAGGTACTTTTTCTGTAACAAACTCTACTGATAAAGAAGTTACTAAAAAGGTTACTATTTCTTTATCCGAAGAATTTAAAACAGTTAAAAAAATAACTATTCCTGCTAAGTCAACAGCCGATTTTATTGTGAATGAAGTGGTTGAAAATGTAAAATCTTGGTCAGCTGAAATTCCAAATTTATATGCTTTAAATATTTCTTTGGATGCGAATCAATTTATTAAGAAATCAATAGGTTTTAAACGTGTTGAAATAAAAGAATCGCAAGTGTTAATTAACGGTAAACCGATTTATATTAGGGGTGTTAATAGACATGAAACAGATGCATATACAGGACATGTAGTTTCTAGAGAATCAATGGAAAAAGATATTCAATTGATGAAACAAAATAACATTAATGCGGTGCGTTCTTCTCATTATCCGAACGACCCATATTGGCTAGATTTATGTGATAAATATGGATTGTATGTTGTCGATGAAGCAAATATTGAAAGTCATCCATTGGCAATAGATAAAAAAACTCAAATTGGAAACGAAATGAGTTGGTTGCCTGCTCACGTGATGCGTACAAAACGTATGTATTATAGAGATAGAAATCATGTTGCTATTTATTCTTGGTCTTTAGGAAATGAAGCAGGAGAGGGCGATGTTTTTAAAACCACATATAAATGGTTAAAAACACAGGATGATAATAGAATTGTTCAATATGAACCAGCTCAAAAAGAAGATTATACTGATTTGTATTGTCCAATGTATCCGAAGCCTGAGTATTTAATAAAGCATGGTGAATCAAATTCTGATAAGCCTTCTATTATGATTGAATATGCACATGCAATGGGTAATTCGGTAGGTAATTTACAGGATTATTGGAATATTATAGAAAAATATGACAACCTACAAGGTGGTTTTATTTGGGATTGGGTAGATCAAAGTTTAGAATATAAAGATGAAAATGGAAAACCATATTTAGCGTACGGACACGATTTTCATCCAGATTTACCAACCGATGGGAACTTTTTAAATAATGGATTGGTAGACCCTTACAGAAACCCGAATCCTCATTTATCAGAAGTAAAAAAAGTATATCAACCTGTAAAATTTAGTTTGGTAAATAATAGTACTATTGAAGTTACTAATAAAAACTTTTTTAGAGATTTTTCAGATAAAACTTTTAAATGGAAGTTATTAAAAGATGGTAAAGCTATTGATAGTTTAACGAATATTCATTTAGACATTAAAGCGCAAGAAAGCTTAAATTGGAATCTTAAAAAGAATTTAAGTTCTTTTAATGATGTATCAGAATATATTCTTGAAGTAAGTTTAGTACAAGATAATGCCACAAAAATGATTTCTAAAGGATATGAAATAGGATGGAATCAGTTTATTTTACAAAAAGGAAGTACTACAAAAACATCAAAAGTTAAGGTTTTAAATGAAAAATTAACGATTAAAGAAGATACTATTTATAGTTTTAATAATAGTTATACTTCTTTTAAAATCGATAAAAACACAGGTGAAATAATTTCATGGTCATCAAATGATAAAGAAGTAACTAATACACCTATTAAATTAAATTTTTGGAGACCACCTACAGATAATGATTTAGGAAATGGAATGAATAAATGGGCTAAAATTTGGCAAGATGCAACTTATAATTACACAGCAATTTTAAGCGAAAAACCAAAAGAAGTTTCAAACGGAATAAGCTATAAAGTGAATTATAAATTACCAAATAATGAAGCTACTGTTGTTGTAAAATATACGTTGTCTTTTAATGGTAATTTAAAATTAGATTATTCGTTTACACCTAATAAATCTGAACTTCCTAATATTCCTCGTTTAGGAATGTATTTAAGTATCAATAATGATTTTAAAGAAGTTTCTTGGTATGGTAAAGGACCAGGTGAAAATTATTGGGATCGAAAATTAGGTCAGAAAACAGGGGTTTATTCTGATGAAATTATAAGTCAATTTCATAGATATCCTCGTCCTCAAGAAACAGGAAACAAAACAGAAGTTCGTTGGATGGAAGTTTCATCAACAGGACTTAATTTAAAAGTTGTAGGAGAGCAGTTATTAAATGCTAGTGTGTGGCCATTTAATATGAAAGAACTAGATTTTATTGCTAGTGACGCAGGACAATCAGCTTCAGGATTGGTACCAGTGACTAAAAAACATGGTGCGGATATTAAAATTGGAAATACTGTTCAATGGAATATTGATTTACAACAAATGGGAGTAGGAGGAGATACTTCGTGGGGTAGGTTAGTTCATAAAGAATATACAATTCCTGCAAACAAAAAATATAACTACTCATTTACTATTGAGCCAACAAAAAATTAA
- a CDS encoding M24 family metallopeptidase, translating to MNTFGIGGSTIEAELNAITPTAHLVEPIQKEEFQSRIDKACLMMKNQNKQAMYLHAGTNLFYFTGMKWNSSERMVGAILFQNGDLHFIAPRFEKGTILDFMLIEGEVNCWEEHKSPYKLFTKILTENKVTEGDILIDEATPFFITDGINKCNTSFTLESATPITAGCRMIKSDAEITIIQHAMNITLEVQKAAARILRIGISSKEVVDFIHEAHIRYGIPSGSYFCIVLFGVDSSFPHGVKTPKNLELNEVTLVDTGCVLHDYISDITRTYVFGEADDLQRSIWNIEKETQQAAFDAAQLGSVCADIDAAARKTLESHQLGPKYALPGLPHRTGHGIGLDIHEWPYIVKNDNTVLVEGMAFSNEPMICVPNKFGIRHEDHIYMTKNGPKWFTEPMHTIEDPFGISK from the coding sequence ATGAATACATTTGGAATTGGAGGCTCTACAATAGAAGCAGAATTAAACGCAATAACTCCAACAGCTCACTTAGTTGAACCGATTCAGAAAGAAGAATTTCAATCTAGAATAGATAAAGCTTGTTTAATGATGAAAAATCAAAACAAACAAGCAATGTACTTACATGCAGGAACTAATTTATTTTATTTCACAGGAATGAAATGGAACTCGAGCGAACGTATGGTAGGTGCTATTTTATTTCAAAATGGAGACCTTCATTTTATTGCACCAAGATTTGAAAAAGGAACTATTTTAGATTTCATGCTAATAGAAGGTGAAGTTAATTGTTGGGAAGAACACAAAAGTCCTTATAAATTATTCACTAAAATATTAACTGAAAACAAAGTTACTGAAGGTGATATTTTAATAGATGAAGCAACGCCTTTTTTCATTACTGATGGAATTAATAAATGTAACACATCATTTACTTTAGAAAGTGCTACACCAATTACAGCTGGTTGTAGAATGATAAAATCAGATGCTGAAATTACTATTATACAACATGCAATGAACATCACTTTAGAGGTTCAAAAAGCAGCTGCAAGGATTTTAAGAATTGGTATTTCATCTAAAGAAGTAGTAGATTTTATTCACGAAGCACATATTAGATACGGAATTCCGTCAGGTTCATATTTTTGTATCGTGTTATTTGGTGTTGATTCTTCATTTCCTCATGGTGTAAAAACTCCTAAAAACTTAGAATTAAACGAAGTTACACTAGTAGATACTGGTTGTGTATTACACGATTATATTTCTGATATTACAAGAACATATGTTTTTGGTGAAGCAGATGATTTACAAAGATCTATCTGGAATATTGAAAAAGAAACACAACAAGCTGCATTTGATGCTGCTCAATTAGGTAGTGTTTGTGCTGATATTGATGCTGCTGCTAGAAAAACTTTAGAAAGTCATCAATTAGGTCCTAAATATGCATTACCAGGATTACCTCATAGAACAGGTCATGGAATTGGTTTAGATATTCATGAATGGCCATATATTGTTAAGAATGACAATACTGTTTTAGTAGAAGGTATGGCATTTAGTAATGAACCTATGATTTGTGTTCCTAATAAATTTGGAATACGTCATGAAGATCATATTTATATGACTAAAAATGGTCCTAAATGGTTTACAGAACCAATGCACACTATTGAAGATCCTTTTGGAATTTCAAAATAA
- a CDS encoding aminopeptidase P N-terminal domain-containing protein, whose product MRYDQIDNSLFIENRKNFIAQMKPNTIAILTSNDVKHHNADDVMGFTQNNDLFYLSGIDQEDTILVLYPDAFKKENRAILFIKETSELIKIWDGEKLTKEQTQDISGISRVEWDKDFELFLQYMAFEADGFYLGHNEHAKRVTNDQETKQDRMIKWCKQKYPLHDYYRAAKITRNLRPVKSKVEYDLIQKASDISVASFTSVLKTCKPGMKEYELEAELAYNLVKTGSSHHAFKPIIASGKNACALHYNTNDSVCNDGEMILLDFGICYANYNSDTTRCFPVNGKFSERQAAVYSSVLYCLKEGSKMLKPGILPSVYEKNMAGLVEAELIKLNLLNADDVAKQDPEKPLYKKYFMHGTAHYLGLDVHDVGIYSRPFETGMVLTCEPGIYIPEEGIGCRLEDDYLITETGNINLTAAMPIEIKDIEALMNN is encoded by the coding sequence ATGCGTTACGACCAAATTGACAATTCTTTATTTATAGAAAATAGAAAAAATTTCATTGCTCAAATGAAACCTAATACCATAGCTATTTTAACATCTAACGATGTTAAACATCATAACGCTGATGATGTTATGGGATTTACACAAAACAATGATCTTTTTTACCTTTCGGGTATCGATCAAGAAGATACTATTTTAGTGTTGTATCCTGATGCTTTCAAAAAAGAAAATAGAGCTATTCTATTTATAAAAGAAACAAGCGAGCTTATTAAAATTTGGGATGGTGAAAAACTAACCAAAGAACAAACTCAAGATATTTCTGGAATTTCAAGAGTTGAGTGGGATAAAGATTTTGAATTATTTTTACAGTACATGGCTTTTGAAGCTGATGGTTTTTACTTAGGTCATAACGAACATGCTAAACGTGTTACCAATGATCAAGAAACAAAACAAGATAGAATGATCAAATGGTGTAAACAAAAATACCCATTACATGATTATTATAGAGCTGCAAAAATTACACGTAATTTACGACCTGTAAAATCGAAAGTAGAATACGACTTAATACAAAAGGCTTCTGATATAAGTGTTGCTTCTTTTACTAGCGTGTTAAAAACATGCAAACCTGGTATGAAAGAATATGAGTTAGAGGCTGAATTAGCTTATAACTTAGTTAAAACAGGTTCTTCGCATCACGCATTTAAGCCAATTATTGCTTCTGGTAAAAATGCTTGTGCTTTACACTATAATACAAATGATTCAGTTTGTAATGATGGTGAAATGATTTTACTTGACTTCGGGATTTGTTACGCTAATTATAATAGCGATACTACTCGTTGTTTTCCTGTAAATGGAAAATTCTCTGAAAGACAAGCTGCTGTTTATTCGTCAGTATTATATTGTTTAAAAGAAGGTAGTAAAATGTTAAAACCTGGTATTTTACCAAGTGTTTACGAAAAAAATATGGCAGGATTAGTTGAAGCTGAATTAATAAAATTAAATTTATTAAATGCTGATGATGTTGCCAAGCAAGATCCTGAAAAACCATTGTATAAAAAATATTTTATGCACGGAACAGCTCATTATTTAGGATTAGACGTACATGATGTTGGTATATATTCTCGTCCTTTTGAAACAGGAATGGTGTTAACTTGTGAACCTGGTATTTATATTCCTGAAGAAGGAATTGGATGTAGATTAGAAGATGATTATTTAATCACTGAAACAGGAAACATCAATTTAACAGCTGCAATGCCTATCGAAATTAAGGATATTGAAGCATTAATGAACAATTAA
- a CDS encoding NAD(P)/FAD-dependent oxidoreductase has product MSKEVVIIGGGIIGLCSAYYLQKEGHKVTVIDKSDFSSGASYVNAGYITPSHIISLAAPGMINKGIKWMFDSKSPFSVKPRLDYDFLKWTWLFKKASTKEKVESSIKTIKDINILSRELYQEIKDSNEFDFFYKHKGLLMCYQTDKAGEEEWKTGKRAIQEGLNVENLTKEQVLKLELNAGLNIKGAVYYHTDAHMTPNEFMPQLKSYLEKKGVTILANEEVLDINVKNDKVTSIRTNKQEVTADEIVVATGSWSQILVKKLNATVPIQAGKGYRINVSQDTGITIPAILMEAKVAVTPMNGFTRFAGTMEVDKINNNINRVRVDAIARASERFYDGLKINQKEIDDVAAGLRPCSPDGLPYIGRLSKVKNVTIATGHAMMGWSLGPATGKLVSEIISDKKTSLDLNPFHVERYS; this is encoded by the coding sequence ATGTCAAAAGAAGTAGTAATTATTGGAGGAGGAATTATAGGCTTATGTTCAGCTTATTATCTTCAAAAGGAAGGGCACAAAGTTACCGTAATTGATAAATCTGATTTTTCAAGTGGTGCATCTTATGTAAACGCAGGATATATAACTCCTAGTCATATTATTTCTTTGGCAGCTCCTGGTATGATAAACAAAGGTATTAAATGGATGTTTGACTCAAAAAGTCCTTTTTCTGTGAAGCCTCGTTTAGATTATGATTTTTTAAAATGGACTTGGTTATTTAAAAAAGCATCAACAAAAGAAAAAGTTGAAAGCTCAATTAAAACCATTAAAGATATTAATATATTAAGTAGAGAATTATATCAAGAGATAAAAGACTCTAATGAATTTGATTTCTTTTACAAACACAAAGGTTTGTTAATGTGTTACCAAACTGATAAAGCTGGTGAAGAAGAATGGAAAACAGGTAAACGTGCTATTCAGGAAGGCTTAAATGTTGAAAACTTAACAAAAGAACAGGTTTTAAAATTAGAACTGAATGCTGGTTTAAACATTAAAGGAGCTGTGTATTATCATACTGATGCACATATGACTCCGAATGAATTTATGCCACAATTAAAATCTTACTTAGAAAAAAAGGGTGTTACTATTTTAGCAAATGAAGAGGTATTAGATATCAATGTTAAAAATGATAAAGTAACATCTATCAGAACAAATAAACAAGAAGTAACAGCTGATGAAATTGTTGTTGCTACTGGTTCTTGGTCTCAAATTTTAGTTAAAAAATTAAATGCTACCGTACCAATTCAGGCTGGTAAAGGATATAGAATTAATGTATCTCAAGATACAGGAATTACAATACCTGCCATTTTAATGGAAGCAAAAGTTGCTGTAACACCAATGAATGGTTTTACTCGTTTTGCAGGTACAATGGAAGTAGATAAAATAAATAATAATATAAACCGTGTAAGAGTAGATGCTATTGCTAGAGCAAGTGAGAGATTTTACGACGGTTTAAAAATTAATCAAAAAGAAATTGACGATGTTGCTGCTGGTTTAAGACCATGTTCTCCTGATGGATTACCTTATATTGGTCGTTTATCAAAAGTTAAAAACGTAACTATTGCTACTGGTCATGCAATGATGGGATGGAGTTTAGGTCCTGCAACTGGTAAATTAGTTTCGGAAATTATTTCTGATAAAAAAACAAGTTTAGATTTAAACCCTTTTCATGTAGAAAGATATTCATAA
- a CDS encoding DUF3781 domain-containing protein, translated as METIKHKILRNICYTELVYQRINKKLGMAFSKFEIEILIRKVLEDTALENYEKIGKNFYIINKHHNITVTINTSTFRVITVNRIKKE; from the coding sequence TTGGAGACAATAAAACATAAAATACTAAGAAACATTTGCTATACCGAGCTTGTTTATCAAAGGATAAATAAAAAGCTTGGTATGGCTTTTTCTAAATTTGAAATAGAAATACTTATTCGAAAAGTGTTAGAAGACACAGCTTTAGAAAACTACGAAAAAATAGGTAAAAACTTCTATATTATCAATAAACATCATAATATAACAGTTACGATTAATACAAGTACTTTTAGAGTTATTACCGTAAATAGAATAAAAAAAGAGTAA